The following nucleotide sequence is from Aliidongia dinghuensis.
CGGGATCGGCACCGACGCCGCGCCGGGCGATACGGCCGGCACGCCGATGGCGCTTGCCGGGCCGAGCGACAATCCTGCGGTCACCGAGACCTTCTTCCGGGCACCCGAGATCCTGCGCCCGGCCGTGCCGGTCGACTGGCACAAGGAAGCGGCCGACCGTCTGCCTGTGGAGCCCCAGCCCCTCGCAGCACCCGTCGAAACGCCGGCATCCGACGAAGCGGCCGTGTCACATCGCATCATCGAAGCCGACGTCATCGACCTGCCGGTGGTCTCGCCCCGGGTCAAGACGGCGCCGGTTCTGAGCCCGCCGCCCCCTCCGGCGCCCGCTCCTCACACGGTCACCCCTCACACGCCCACCCCTCACACGCTGGCACAGGCGCGCCCGCCGGCAGCAGCCCCGTCGGCCGAGATGCCGGCCGACGCCCAGCGCCTGATCGAGGCGTTTCTCGACGGTGCCGCCCTGCCGATCGACGCCTTCGACATGACCGATCCGGCGGCGACCCTGCGCAAGATCGGCCAGGCCTTCCGCGAGGCGGTCGGCGGCATCCGCGAGCTGCTCGAATCGCGCGCCATGCTCAAGGCCGAATTCCGGCTCGAGCACACGCTCGTCCGCGCCCGCGACAACAATCCGCTCAAGTTCTCGAACAATCTCGACGGCACGCTCGCCGTCCTGCTCGGCCGCCGCGTGCCAGGCTTCATGGAGCCGCCCGAAGCGATCCGCGAGAGCGTGCGCGACGTCAAGGCGCACGAGATCGCGATGATGGCCGGGCTGCGCGCGGCCTTGACCGCCCAGCTCGAGCAATTGGCGCCAGCGCAGATCCGGGCCCAGGCGGAAAAGGGCGGCGGTCATGCCCTGCTGCCGCAGACCCGCAAGGCGCGCCTCTGGGACCGCTACGAGGAGTTGCACGAGGACATGTCGACCGAGCAGGTGACCGGCAGCCCGGTCGGCCGCGGCTTCGCCGAAGCCTATTCGCGCCAGTTCCGCAAACTCTGATTTTCCAAGCACTACGGCCCCGGCCGATGGGTTCCGGGGCCAGACACAAGACCGGGACCAGACATAAGACCGAACCGAACATCAGGTCGAGCAGAAGGACATCGGACTCGCATGGCACGTTTTCCGTCGAGCGGCATCGCGCTCTCAACCTTGCTACTTCTGTCGCTTGGCGCTTGCGCATCCAAGCCGCCGACCACCCTGTCGATCAATGTCGCCGCGGCCGATACCGTCAATCCGGACATCTACGGCCGTCCCTCGCCGGTCGTGACGCGTATCTATGAACTGAGCGGCACCGACCGGTTCTCGAAGGGCGACATTTTCCAGCTGCTCGACCACGACAAGGACGTGCTCGGCGGCGACATGCTCGATCGCAGCGAGCTCATCCTGCAACCGGGCGAGAGCCGGACGATCAAGATGCCGGTGAAGGACGGCGCCAAATATCTGGGCGTCGTCGCCGGCTATCGCGACGTCGATCACGCGGATTGGCGCTCGGTCACCCAGATGCCGATGACCGACGACGTCTCGACCCTGGTCACGGTCGGCCGGCTCAGCGCGAAGATCGAGGAGACCGAAAGGAAATGACCCGCCGTTATTTCCCCACCCGGTCGATCGGTACCCGCAATGCACGCTTATAACAAGGTGGTCTGGAGCGAGGGCATGTTCCTGCGCGTCCAGCATTTCCAGCAGGCCGATCGCTACGCCGAAGCGCTGCTCAAGGCCCGGACCGAATATCTGCGTCCGTTCCCATGGGGTGTGACCGAACTCTCGATCAATCGCGAGCTGCTGGCCACGGGCAAGTTCGCGCTCAACAGCTGCAGCGGCGTCATGCCCGACGGCACGCCCTTCGCGATCCCGGACGAGGCGGATCACCCGCCGCCGCTCGAGCTGTTCGACACGGCGCGCGGCAGCGTCATCTATCTGACGCTGCCGGCGCGTCAGCCGGGCCAGGCTGAGATCGGCCAGCTGGACCGGGAGGACGCCGGCACGCGCTTTTCGCCGATCGATTGCACCGTCGTCGACGCGAACCTCGGGACGGAGCAGCGCAGCACCTTACGGGTCGGCAAGCTGCGCCTGCGCTATCAGCTGGATTCGGCGTCGCTCGGCGGCTACGAGCGCATCGGCCTCGCCCGTGTCGTCGACGTCCGGGCCGACCGGTCGGTCCTGCTCGACGACAAATACATCGCCCCCGCGCTCTCGATCGGCGCCCAGCCGACGCTCGCCGCCTATGCGACCGAGCTTTTGGGCCTCATCAGCCACCGGGCCGAGGCGCTCGCCGCTCGCATCACCGATCCGAGCGCCAGGGGCTCGGCCGAGATCGCCGACTTTCTGCTGCTGCAGGCGTTGAACCGGCACGAGCCGGTGCTGCGCCACGCGGTCGGCATCGCGCCGTCCCTGCACCCTGAGGATCTCTATCGGCTGTGCTGCGAGATCGCGGGCGAGATCGCGACCTTCACGACCGAAGCCAAGCGGGCGAGCGTCTTTCCCGATTATCGGCACGACGATTTGCAGAGCTCCTTCGCCCCGATCTTCATCGACCTGCGCTCGTCGCTGAGCGCGGTGCTCGAGCAGACCGCGGTGCCGATCCCACTGCAGGACCGGCGCTACGGCATCAAGGTCGGCATGATCTCCGACCGCTCGCTGCTGACGAACGCGTCGTTCGTGCTGGTGACGCGGG
It contains:
- the tagH gene encoding type VI secretion system-associated FHA domain protein TagH — encoded protein: MSLQLRVLDPGDCSVIEGETRICTGPAFTIGRGPDNDWVLLDAQRHLSKHHCRIERSETGYLIVDTSTNGVYVGDSSAPVGRGNSHPLANGDILNLSTCVVRIEISGELAASAAPRTLIVEPPPPAATGETIIAPSFFGASASRFAWSKPTVSDEKPAAAPFEPITGFPGAGIGTDAAPGDTAGTPMALAGPSDNPAVTETFFRAPEILRPAVPVDWHKEAADRLPVEPQPLAAPVETPASDEAAVSHRIIEADVIDLPVVSPRVKTAPVLSPPPPPAPAPHTVTPHTPTPHTLAQARPPAAAPSAEMPADAQRLIEAFLDGAALPIDAFDMTDPAATLRKIGQAFREAVGGIRELLESRAMLKAEFRLEHTLVRARDNNPLKFSNNLDGTLAVLLGRRVPGFMEPPEAIRESVRDVKAHEIAMMAGLRAALTAQLEQLAPAQIRAQAEKGGGHALLPQTRKARLWDRYEELHEDMSTEQVTGSPVGRGFAEAYSRQFRKL
- the tssJ gene encoding type VI secretion system lipoprotein TssJ, which produces MARFPSSGIALSTLLLLSLGACASKPPTTLSINVAAADTVNPDIYGRPSPVVTRIYELSGTDRFSKGDIFQLLDHDKDVLGGDMLDRSELILQPGESRTIKMPVKDGAKYLGVVAGYRDVDHADWRSVTQMPMTDDVSTLVTVGRLSAKIEETERK
- the tssK gene encoding type VI secretion system baseplate subunit TssK; this translates as MHAYNKVVWSEGMFLRVQHFQQADRYAEALLKARTEYLRPFPWGVTELSINRELLATGKFALNSCSGVMPDGTPFAIPDEADHPPPLELFDTARGSVIYLTLPARQPGQAEIGQLDREDAGTRFSPIDCTVVDANLGTEQRSTLRVGKLRLRYQLDSASLGGYERIGLARVVDVRADRSVLLDDKYIAPALSIGAQPTLAAYATELLGLISHRAEALAARITDPSARGSAEIADFLLLQALNRHEPVLRHAVGIAPSLHPEDLYRLCCEIAGEIATFTTEAKRASVFPDYRHDDLQSSFAPIFIDLRSSLSAVLEQTAVPIPLQDRRYGIKVGMISDRSLLTNASFVLVTRADMPIEHLRRMFPNQVKIGPVEEIAQLVNVALPGISVRPLPVAPRQLPYRNGSVYFDLDRSNPHFKQLQKSGGIAIHLAGDFPQIEMELWAIKG